In a single window of the Nicotiana tomentosiformis chromosome 10, ASM39032v3, whole genome shotgun sequence genome:
- the LOC138900157 gene encoding uncharacterized mitochondrial protein AtMg00810-like: MSMMGELTYFLGLQIKQSLNGIFISQTKYIKELIKKFGMENAKPIGTPMSPTTTLDEDNNGKSVDETMYRGLIGSLLYLSAIQPDIMFSVCKCARFQSAPKESHLTDVKRIMRYLIGTSELG, encoded by the coding sequence atgagcatgatgggagagctAACTTATTTTCTTGGACTACAAATCAAACAGTCTCTCAATGGGATCTTTATTAGTCAAACTAAGTACATCAAGGAGCTTATAAAGAAGTTTGGCATGGAGAATGCTAAGCCCATTGGGACTCCAATGAGTCCAACAACTACGCTTGATGAAGATAACAATGGAAAAAGTGTTGATGAAACTATGTATAGAGGATTGATTGGATCCTTATTGTATCTCAGTGCTATTCAACCAGATATAATGTTCAGTGTGTGTAAATGTGCAAGGTTTCAGTCGGCTCCAAAGGAATCACATCTTACTGATGTTAAACGCATTATGAGATATCTTATTGGGACCTCTGAATTAGGATAA